Proteins encoded together in one Undibacterium sp. CCC3.4 window:
- a CDS encoding protein-L-isoaspartate(D-aspartate) O-methyltransferase: protein MITKEKRFPLTLSALGGQNKDSSAHSGTRSASTQTAMQNVHQSAVNKLASQTAAVSGASAPAMVSDAVRRAMVQRVAQQGVKDTTVLAALQAIPRHMFLEPALSSQAYIDASLPIGHHQTISQPYIVARMIEIMRNGKSLERVLEIGTGCGYQAAVLALVAVDVYSIERIKALHELAKHNLRPLRIANLRLHYGDGMLGLPQVAPFDGIILAAAGMEVPPALLMQLKVGGRLIAPVGGRDQVLQLIERLTLNDWQSSVVEHCHFVPLRAGVV from the coding sequence GCACGCGCAGCGCTTCGACGCAAACGGCGATGCAGAACGTGCATCAGAGTGCCGTCAATAAGCTCGCTTCGCAAACGGCTGCCGTGTCTGGCGCGAGTGCCCCGGCAATGGTTTCGGATGCCGTGCGACGTGCCATGGTGCAGCGTGTGGCGCAGCAGGGCGTTAAAGATACGACGGTGTTGGCCGCCTTGCAGGCGATACCGCGGCATATGTTTTTAGAACCGGCCTTGAGCAGTCAAGCCTATATCGATGCCTCGCTGCCGATCGGGCATCACCAAACTATTTCACAGCCGTATATCGTCGCGCGCATGATAGAAATTATGCGTAACGGCAAATCACTCGAGCGGGTCTTGGAAATCGGCACAGGATGCGGTTATCAGGCTGCCGTGCTCGCGCTGGTGGCGGTCGATGTGTATTCGATCGAGCGTATCAAAGCCTTGCACGAATTGGCCAAACATAATCTGCGGCCGCTCAGAATCGCCAATCTCCGTCTGCATTACGGCGATGGCATGCTGGGATTGCCTCAGGTAGCCCCATTTGACGGTATCATACTGGCGGCGGCCGGCATGGAGGTGCCGCCGGCCTTGCTGATGCAACTGAAAGTGGGGGGGCGGCTGATTGCGCCGGTCGGTGGTCGCGATCAGGTCTTGCAACTGATTGAGCGGCTGACGCTTAATGATTGGCAGAGTTCGGTGGTGGAGCATTGCCATTTTGTGCCTTTGCGCGCAGGCGTCGTTTGA